tattcaattattttagCTTCTTGCTAGGTTAtgctgtatttttttctcatgtaTCGCCTCAGCGTTTGCAAGGCCCAGACCtctacaaaattgaaaatggtttgaaaagCGGACACTTCTGTCGAAGCCTTATCCCTCATGTATTCTTCTACCGCTTGCAAGGGTCGGAGGTTCGGAAAATTGAAGATTGTTTGAAAAGGGCACACTTGGGCCAAGATTTTGTCCCTCACGTATCCCTCTAGCGTTTGCAAGGCTAGAGCTTAAGGCCGAAGCGTTATCACTCACGTATCCTTCTGGTGTTTGCAAGGACCAGAGCTTCAGTAAATTAAAAAGTGTTTGAAAAGAGGACACTTAGGCCTGAGCCTTATACGTATAATGTACTGCACTGATGAATAACAACAGAGCAATTTCGCTTTGGTCTCTCCTTGATTAACTTCATTTAAGCTCTCTGATAAGATCGAAATCATAACGTTACATAAATAATTGTGACAAAGAGGGAATAATGCATCATCAACAGAACGTTCAGCTTCGGAACTCAGTTTCAAGGACTTGTTCTACAGCTTTCGGGATTGGCAAGAATGTGGGATTGaactaaaatttcaaataaaacgACCAAAAACAGTTCCGTCTTAGTgaaaaaaacgataaaaatgACAGTAACCACGATTGAAACACAGTGGACGAAGAGGGCACATCACAAACAAGGGACACTCTCTGAAAAGCGGAAATTTGTCCAGATATTTTACAGTATACAGCGCTATATGCATGATACATTACTCTGTTGATTAAAGATGTTATGGGGAAAGACGTTTCTTGTTATACGGATTTAGTGATTGTGCATGATGCAGACTTCACACAATCTATTTATACTTAATTCAGAAGCGTTTTGTCATACTATAATATTGTCCCGGTAAGGTTTCTATAACACCAAGTTGAGTTTGCTCAGTACAGCCAGTTCTCGTTactgtccttttttttttcgttcgaaCAGTATTAGTTTGAAGTATGAGATCCTCGCAGCTTTCTTACGCTACTTATGCTGTTTTACtccacagttcaaatacaaGATTTACATACATCAATATCATATATATGCAACCATTACGCGTGCTGTCAGTCTAGCCTGGTAATGATAGTATAACAGCCGCGTATGATATGATCACTCCAACGACCtgcaaaaggacaaaaagccAGAACTAAGCAAAGCCATTTTTACTTCAATGGATGATACACGTAAACCAAACGTGAGTGGATACAGGCAGGTAACCATTTTGAATCTTTATAGACCGCCTTGGTAAATTTGGATTTATGGAGTGTTTTCTTTGTCGGTGATGTATTCATAGAATGTCACATACCGTTATGGAAAGAGATTTAGTAATTACTGACAGTCCACCGATAGATAAGCCCCTTGGTTCACCATGAAGATCCATCAAAAATATCAATAactgaaaaagtaaataaataagtaatttCCACTGGAAATGACCGAATATTTAAGTCATTAAGTATACGCGCAATTAAACACCCAATCAAATTCGAGCCGCACCTAGACGAAATGAGAGATTGACCAGTTTGCTGCACTACCTAAAAATTATGCTAGGAAATTAAAATACTCCACCTTTCCTTCATCTTCCGTTGCAATAGGGAGTGGTTGCAAAATCTTTTGAACAGCGTGAATCTGTagagaaacaagcaaaacaagaCAAAGGAAAGCACTTTGCTTCTATTGGGATAAGCTTCTCAATAATTCGGATTTTGCATCCGAAGACCACTGGGCATTTTTCTGAATCTTTAAGAAAAATGATCCAATGGCAAACGCTTGTCGAGTACCTTTTTCTTTAGTACACCAAATTAGCTCAGGAATTATCTGGTTCCACCATAAGGGCAAAAAACTCACTATATACGACTGAAACATAGTTTCTTGCAGGTCCCAACCAAGGTTCCACCTACATCCATCAAATCTACACAACCATGTCGCATTGAAATGTTTAAACAAATTATTGGCCTTTATGCTAAGTACTGTACGGAAAAAACAATCTGAAAAAAACCGTCAATTTGGGTGTGGACAGTAGGaagcaaagaaatttttaCCTTTTCGTTGACCCTGGAGCCGTTTATCAGTACAGCAGCCATGATTGTTGCCGAACTTAGAAGCCAAAACAAAACGCTGATAACAAATGCAATGTCCTTAACATTCTGGGAGTGAATAAGTTGGTAGAAATTAAAACACATGACAGGAATGGAAAAACCAACCACCTCAAGGAGAAGAGGAGAAAATAGTCTATCAGCGAAATCCACCACTTGACACAAGCTGTGATGTTGTTGCCGCAGATAGGCTATGTCAAGGGAATTTGCAGAATGTGGTAGTGATGTTTTCTTGTGAAAGTTATCAAACAGTGTTTCAAGTATTAAGCACGTTGTGCAAAAGAAAGCAATCGGGAAAAACCAAACACCACAACTGCAAGAGAGAACTATAAGGGAGATTATTCTAAAGACCGGCCACCTTTTCCAAGGCCATGCATTGCCTATATTCAATTGCAGGAGGAGGTCGGTAACAAATGCACCAGCTAAGGAAACCATGGCATAAAGTAGGAACAAAATTAAATACATCCTTGATCTCGATTTCACCTTTGCTAGTCTTGGTATTTCAATTTCAGTAGAGCTGACTTTGCggataaaattttcaaaaccagAAGCTTTGGTTGAAGTCGAGGGCAAGACAATTAAGCACGTGGTCCCAAGAAGTGCAACAAGAAGACACCACCCGAGATTCATGATGTTAAGATAAATATCAGCCCCACAAAATACGCTGACCACAGGCATAAGAAAATCGAACCACAAGCCCACAACAACAATACCACAATAA
This sequence is a window from Acropora palmata chromosome 6, jaAcrPala1.3, whole genome shotgun sequence. Protein-coding genes within it:
- the LOC141883687 gene encoding uncharacterized protein LOC141883687 yields the protein MSSQVTPKDSCIISICDSPSSISARTVTNEIALVERGQSNANANEEFLQAIAEIYKPVLRLLKLSGVYFGSTTFATTIYPSNQGKGNLLFRFYCGIVVVGLWFDFLMPVVSVFCGADIYLNIMNLGWCLLVALLGTTCLIVLPSTSTKASGFENFIRKVSSTEIEIPRLAKVKSRSRMYLILFLLYAMVSLAGAFVTDLLLQLNIGNAWPWKRWPVFRIISLIVLSCSCGVWFFPIAFFCTTCLILETLFDNFHKKTSLPHSANSLDIAYLRQQHHSLCQVVDFADRLFSPLLLEVVGFSIPVMCFNFYQLIHSQNVKDIAFVISVLFWLLSSATIMAAVLINGSRVNEKIHAVQKILQPLPIATEDEGKLLIFLMDLHGEPRGLSIGGLSVITKSLSITVVGVIISYAAVILSLPG